Proteins encoded in a region of the Suricata suricatta isolate VVHF042 chromosome 10, meerkat_22Aug2017_6uvM2_HiC, whole genome shotgun sequence genome:
- the CDK2 gene encoding cyclin-dependent kinase 2 isoform X1 yields MENFQKVEKIGEGTYGVVYKAKNKVTGEVVALKKIRLDTETEGVPSTAIREISLLKELNHPNIVKLLDVIHTENKLYLVFEFLHQDLKKFMDASALTGIPLPLIKSYLFQLLQGLAFCHSHRVLHRDLKPQNLLINAEGAIKLADFGLARAFGVPVRTYTHEVVTLWYRAPEILLGCKYYSTAVDIWSLGCIFAEMHLVCTQHHAKCCGEHRRNGRHSLCPLCSYLEVAASQGGGMTAVSTPHPVTRRALFPGDSEIDQLFRIFRTLGTPDEVVWPGVTSMPDYKPSFPKWARQDFSKVVPPLDEDGRSLLSQMLHYDPNKRISAKAALAHPFFQDVTKPVPHLRL; encoded by the exons ACTTCCAAAAAGTGGAAAAGATCGGAGAGGGCACGTACGGAGTTGTGTACAAAGCCAAAAACAAGGTGACGGGAGAAGTGGTGGCGCTTAAAAAAATCCGCCTGGACAC TGAGACAGAGGGTGTACCCAGTACTGCAATACGAGAAATTTCTCTGCTTAAGGAGCTTAACCACCCTAACATTGTCAA GCTGCTGGATGTCAtccacacagaaaacaaactctaCCTGGTTTTTGAGTTTCTGCACCAGGATCTGAAGAAGTTCATGGATGCCTCTGCTTTGACTGGCATTCCTCTTCCCCTCATCAAG AGCTATCTGTTCCAGCTGCTCCAGGGCCTAGCCTTCTGCCATTCTCATCGGGTTCTGCACCGAGACCTCAAACCTCAGAATCTGCTTATCAACGCAGAGGGGGCCATCAAGCTAGCAGACTTTGGACTGGCCAGAGCCTTTGGAGTCCCTGTTCGTACTTACACCCATGAG GTGGTGACCCTTTGGTACCGAGCACCGGAAATCCTTCTGGGCTGCAAGTACTACTCCACAGCTGTAGATATCTGGAGCCTGGGCTGCATCTTTGCTGAGATG caccTAGTGTGTACCCAGCACCATGCTAAGTGCTGTGgggaacacagaagaaatggaagacacaGTCTCTGCCCGCTGTGCTCCTATCTAGAAGTGGCTGCATCACAAGGAGGGGGGATGACCGCAGTGTCTACCCCACACCCC GTGACCCGCCGAGCCCTGTTTCCTGGAGATTCCGAAATCGACCAACTTTTCCGGATCTTCCGGACTCTGGGGACCCCAGATGAAGTGGTTTGGCCGGGAGTTACGTCTATGCCTGATTATAAGCCAAGTTTCCCCAAGTGGGCCCGGCAGGATTTTAGCAAAGTTGTCCCCCCGTTGGATGAAGATGGACGGAGCTTGCTATCG CAAATGCTGCACTACGACCCCAACAAGCGGATTTCGGCAAAGGCAGCTCTGGCTCACCCTTTCTTCCAGGATGTGACCAAGCCAGTGCCCCACCTTCGACTCTGA
- the CDK2 gene encoding cyclin-dependent kinase 2 isoform X2 encodes MENFQKVEKIGEGTYGVVYKAKNKVTGEVVALKKIRLDTETEGVPSTAIREISLLKELNHPNIVKLLDVIHTENKLYLVFEFLHQDLKKFMDASALTGIPLPLIKSYLFQLLQGLAFCHSHRVLHRDLKPQNLLINAEGAIKLADFGLARAFGVPVRTYTHEVVTLWYRAPEILLGCKYYSTAVDIWSLGCIFAEMVTRRALFPGDSEIDQLFRIFRTLGTPDEVVWPGVTSMPDYKPSFPKWARQDFSKVVPPLDEDGRSLLSQMLHYDPNKRISAKAALAHPFFQDVTKPVPHLRL; translated from the exons ACTTCCAAAAAGTGGAAAAGATCGGAGAGGGCACGTACGGAGTTGTGTACAAAGCCAAAAACAAGGTGACGGGAGAAGTGGTGGCGCTTAAAAAAATCCGCCTGGACAC TGAGACAGAGGGTGTACCCAGTACTGCAATACGAGAAATTTCTCTGCTTAAGGAGCTTAACCACCCTAACATTGTCAA GCTGCTGGATGTCAtccacacagaaaacaaactctaCCTGGTTTTTGAGTTTCTGCACCAGGATCTGAAGAAGTTCATGGATGCCTCTGCTTTGACTGGCATTCCTCTTCCCCTCATCAAG AGCTATCTGTTCCAGCTGCTCCAGGGCCTAGCCTTCTGCCATTCTCATCGGGTTCTGCACCGAGACCTCAAACCTCAGAATCTGCTTATCAACGCAGAGGGGGCCATCAAGCTAGCAGACTTTGGACTGGCCAGAGCCTTTGGAGTCCCTGTTCGTACTTACACCCATGAG GTGGTGACCCTTTGGTACCGAGCACCGGAAATCCTTCTGGGCTGCAAGTACTACTCCACAGCTGTAGATATCTGGAGCCTGGGCTGCATCTTTGCTGAGATG GTGACCCGCCGAGCCCTGTTTCCTGGAGATTCCGAAATCGACCAACTTTTCCGGATCTTCCGGACTCTGGGGACCCCAGATGAAGTGGTTTGGCCGGGAGTTACGTCTATGCCTGATTATAAGCCAAGTTTCCCCAAGTGGGCCCGGCAGGATTTTAGCAAAGTTGTCCCCCCGTTGGATGAAGATGGACGGAGCTTGCTATCG CAAATGCTGCACTACGACCCCAACAAGCGGATTTCGGCAAAGGCAGCTCTGGCTCACCCTTTCTTCCAGGATGTGACCAAGCCAGTGCCCCACCTTCGACTCTGA
- the CDK2 gene encoding cyclin-dependent kinase 2 isoform X3: MENFQKVEKIGEGTYGVVYKAKNKVTGEVVALKKIRLDTETEGVPSTAIREISLLKELNHPNIVKLLDVIHTENKLYLVFEFLHQDLKKFMDASALTGIPLPLIKSYLFQLLQGLAFCHSHRVLHRDLKPQNLLINAEGAIKLADFGLARAFGVPVRTYTHEVTRRALFPGDSEIDQLFRIFRTLGTPDEVVWPGVTSMPDYKPSFPKWARQDFSKVVPPLDEDGRSLLSQMLHYDPNKRISAKAALAHPFFQDVTKPVPHLRL; encoded by the exons ACTTCCAAAAAGTGGAAAAGATCGGAGAGGGCACGTACGGAGTTGTGTACAAAGCCAAAAACAAGGTGACGGGAGAAGTGGTGGCGCTTAAAAAAATCCGCCTGGACAC TGAGACAGAGGGTGTACCCAGTACTGCAATACGAGAAATTTCTCTGCTTAAGGAGCTTAACCACCCTAACATTGTCAA GCTGCTGGATGTCAtccacacagaaaacaaactctaCCTGGTTTTTGAGTTTCTGCACCAGGATCTGAAGAAGTTCATGGATGCCTCTGCTTTGACTGGCATTCCTCTTCCCCTCATCAAG AGCTATCTGTTCCAGCTGCTCCAGGGCCTAGCCTTCTGCCATTCTCATCGGGTTCTGCACCGAGACCTCAAACCTCAGAATCTGCTTATCAACGCAGAGGGGGCCATCAAGCTAGCAGACTTTGGACTGGCCAGAGCCTTTGGAGTCCCTGTTCGTACTTACACCCATGAG GTGACCCGCCGAGCCCTGTTTCCTGGAGATTCCGAAATCGACCAACTTTTCCGGATCTTCCGGACTCTGGGGACCCCAGATGAAGTGGTTTGGCCGGGAGTTACGTCTATGCCTGATTATAAGCCAAGTTTCCCCAAGTGGGCCCGGCAGGATTTTAGCAAAGTTGTCCCCCCGTTGGATGAAGATGGACGGAGCTTGCTATCG CAAATGCTGCACTACGACCCCAACAAGCGGATTTCGGCAAAGGCAGCTCTGGCTCACCCTTTCTTCCAGGATGTGACCAAGCCAGTGCCCCACCTTCGACTCTGA